A single window of Acidobacteriota bacterium DNA harbors:
- a CDS encoding mobilome CxxCx(11)CxxC protein yields MTNIELVNRIQQQKMNALAAKYLHGKRLNKLHILNSLVDLLALVVPILYFAVRYIAKDTSWMKPVEIIWEILAVILLSIVVCKLILKWQDSAEKHTKLMGDNIGFIAHINYLLTQYQNKNINDDALSVFLLSAEQDKADAETLTDVKESERQTAYRESLKQIEPGSVSTVCPVCGASPWAYKSGNCQLCGNTPKGENK; encoded by the coding sequence ATGACAAATATCGAATTGGTTAATCGAATACAACAGCAAAAAATGAACGCACTTGCCGCAAAATACCTTCACGGTAAACGATTAAATAAACTCCACATTTTAAATTCTCTGGTTGATCTGCTCGCATTAGTGGTTCCTATCTTATATTTCGCTGTTCGCTATATTGCTAAAGATACATCTTGGATGAAGCCTGTTGAAATTATTTGGGAAATCTTAGCGGTCATTCTTTTATCCATCGTTGTTTGCAAACTTATTTTGAAATGGCAAGATAGCGCCGAAAAACATACAAAATTAATGGGAGACAATATAGGGTTCATAGCGCACATCAATTATCTTTTAACCCAGTACCAAAATAAAAATATTAACGACGACGCTCTTAGTGTCTTTCTGCTTTCTGCGGAACAAGATAAAGCTGATGCGGAAACTCTAACGGACGTAAAGGAATCAGAGCGACAAACAGCTTACAGAGAATCACTAAAACAAATCGAACCTGGCTCAGTCTCAACAGTCTGCCCAGTCTGCGGCGCGTCACCTTGGGCTTACAAATCCGGCAATTGTCAACTTTGTGGAAATACGCCAAAAGGAGAAAACAAATGA
- a CDS encoding IS110 family transposase, giving the protein MMEILYACCCGIDIHAKTAVACLIKDGKKQIRTFSTMTDDLLTLLDWLEQAGCSHVAIESTGVYWKPVFNILEGRMDVILTNARDAKGFKARKTDVLDAEWLADLLRHGLLKPSFIPPRHIRELRELTRYRESLIRQQTALSNRIQKLAESANIKLAQVASDALGVSGKLMLRALADGETDAEQLSHLAKRSLKRKQPQLQRALQGRLTEAQRWVLSELLDQYEQVEAAVKRTEQRIDEEVQASPDPFVSEAIELLDGIGGINETVARIVVAEIGVEMSQFPSANHLASWAGMCPGNHESAGKRKSGKTGKGSRYLRAALVQAAWAASHQKDSYLAAQYRRMVKRMGKKKALVAVAHSILVIIYHVLKERTEYKDLGSEYFERRNVEKQRKRLIKQLESLGVKVTVEEVTKAA; this is encoded by the coding sequence ATGATGGAGATTCTCTACGCTTGCTGCTGCGGCATCGATATTCATGCCAAGACTGCCGTCGCCTGTCTGATCAAGGACGGCAAGAAACAGATTCGCACTTTCTCGACCATGACCGACGACCTGCTCACCTTGCTCGATTGGCTTGAGCAAGCCGGCTGTTCGCACGTCGCCATTGAGAGCACCGGCGTTTACTGGAAACCGGTCTTCAACATTCTCGAAGGGCGGATGGATGTTATCCTCACGAATGCGCGCGATGCCAAAGGCTTCAAGGCGCGCAAGACTGATGTGCTGGATGCCGAGTGGCTGGCTGACTTGCTGCGCCACGGCTTGCTCAAGCCGAGTTTCATTCCGCCGCGACACATTCGCGAGTTGCGCGAACTGACGCGCTATCGCGAAAGCTTGATTCGCCAGCAGACCGCACTCTCCAACCGCATCCAGAAACTGGCTGAGAGCGCCAACATCAAGCTCGCACAGGTAGCCAGTGATGCCTTGGGAGTGAGCGGCAAGCTGATGCTGCGAGCCTTGGCCGACGGCGAGACCGATGCCGAGCAGCTGAGTCACCTGGCCAAACGCAGTCTGAAGCGTAAGCAGCCTCAGTTGCAGCGCGCCCTGCAAGGCCGCTTAACCGAGGCACAGCGCTGGGTGTTGAGTGAACTGCTGGATCAGTATGAGCAAGTAGAGGCAGCGGTCAAACGCACCGAACAACGGATCGATGAGGAGGTGCAAGCATCGCCAGACCCTTTTGTAAGTGAAGCCATCGAGTTGCTGGACGGCATCGGCGGGATCAATGAGACGGTGGCGCGCATCGTGGTGGCGGAGATTGGCGTGGAAATGAGCCAATTCCCGAGCGCCAATCATCTAGCGAGTTGGGCGGGGATGTGTCCCGGCAATCATGAATCGGCGGGTAAGCGCAAGAGTGGCAAGACGGGCAAAGGGAGTCGCTATTTGCGAGCGGCGCTGGTGCAGGCAGCCTGGGCGGCGAGTCATCAGAAGGATAGTTACTTGGCGGCGCAGTATCGGAGGATGGTGAAGCGAATGGGAAAGAAGAAAGCGCTAGTGGCCGTGGCGCATTCGATCCTGGTGATCATCTATCATGTGTTGAAAGAACGAACGGAGTACAAGGATTTGGGAAGCGAGTATTTCGAGCGGCGGAATGTTGAAAAGCAGCGCAAGCGGTTGATCAAACAACTCGAATCACTGGGAGTGAAGGTGACGGTTGAAGAGGTGACAAAAGCTGCCTGA
- a CDS encoding AbrB/MazE/SpoVT family DNA-binding domain-containing protein, with translation MSRKRIETSKDLAAILLPQEVLDQLGIKAGDEVDLAIIDRTLILRPLEEAERVLKIEQVTDTVFERRKSAYEQLAKGIE, from the coding sequence ATGTCGCGCAAACGTATTGAAACATCCAAAGATTTGGCTGCAATTTTACTTCCCCAAGAAGTGCTTGATCAATTAGGCATCAAGGCTGGCGATGAAGTTGATCTAGCCATCATTGATCGCACCTTGATCCTACGACCATTAGAGGAAGCCGAGCGGGTACTCAAGATTGAACAAGTAACGGACACTGTTTTTGAGCGCCGCAAAAGCGCCTACGAACAATTAGCAAAAGGTATTGAATAG
- a CDS encoding type II toxin-antitoxin system death-on-curing family toxin has product MTQAHAFIDGNKRVAAAVAEVFIELNGEELKATNDEVVKLFLSIAAGKLTRDEVEAFFIERTTNL; this is encoded by the coding sequence CTGACTCAAGCGCATGCATTTATTGATGGGAACAAGCGAGTAGCAGCAGCCGTGGCTGAAGTATTTATCGAACTCAATGGCGAAGAATTGAAAGCAACAAATGATGAAGTAGTAAAGTTGTTTTTGAGCATTGCGGCTGGCAAACTTACGCGCGATGAGGTTGAGGCATTCTTTATCGAACGTACAACCAATCTGTAG
- a CDS encoding amidohydrolase family protein gives MSRHCKMIYLFLTLFLFFTYPRVSAQQPQPHPTPARMAIKAGRLLDVRTGNVATNVFIIVEKDRIAGLSNSQPAGIPVIDLSNQTVLPGLINCHVHLLLNWKDQSSASVLRLSSAQGALWGLHNVQTYLNKGFTTLRDAGEYDSVYGQFALRDSIKSGLIQGPRLVCAGSLVSVTGGHGDADSLAPDYALPRRANLADTVDEIGVVVRRDLKYGADWIKLIATGGVMDPFSDFNVQELSEEQMTKAVEFAHRAHRRVMAHAEGAEGIKAAARAGVDSIEHGTILDEEGAALLAKKGIWLVPTLNTFQMSVEMGLANGQDPTMLEKGKAILKYQQPAFALALKYHLKIAFGDDDDPDFASREFSALVRGGMTPFEALRTATINGAELLGLSDQIGTIETGMFADIIAVNGDPLRDIKVMDQVSFVMKGGTIIKRETAAARDK, from the coding sequence ATGAGCAGACATTGCAAAATGATTTATCTCTTCCTCACGCTCTTCCTATTTTTTACCTATCCACGCGTATCAGCGCAGCAACCGCAGCCTCATCCCACACCCGCGCGTATGGCAATCAAGGCCGGAAGACTGCTTGATGTGCGTACCGGCAATGTCGCCACGAACGTTTTCATCATTGTCGAGAAAGATCGGATCGCGGGGCTCAGCAACTCCCAGCCAGCGGGGATCCCGGTCATTGACTTATCTAATCAGACCGTACTGCCCGGACTGATTAATTGCCATGTTCACTTGCTGCTGAACTGGAAAGATCAGTCTTCTGCTTCCGTCTTGCGCCTGTCTTCCGCGCAAGGCGCGTTGTGGGGCTTGCATAATGTGCAGACGTACTTGAATAAGGGATTCACCACTTTGCGCGACGCTGGGGAATATGATTCAGTCTACGGTCAGTTTGCGTTGCGCGACAGCATCAAATCCGGCTTGATTCAAGGGCCTCGCTTAGTCTGCGCCGGAAGCCTCGTTTCAGTGACGGGCGGTCATGGGGATGCCGATTCGCTCGCGCCTGATTACGCGTTGCCGCGGCGCGCGAACCTCGCCGATACGGTTGATGAAATCGGCGTGGTCGTGCGACGCGACCTGAAGTACGGCGCCGATTGGATCAAGTTGATCGCCACGGGCGGGGTGATGGATCCGTTCAGCGATTTCAATGTGCAGGAGTTGAGTGAAGAGCAAATGACCAAAGCGGTCGAGTTTGCGCATCGCGCGCATAGACGTGTGATGGCCCACGCCGAAGGCGCGGAAGGGATTAAAGCCGCCGCCCGGGCCGGAGTAGATTCCATTGAGCACGGGACAATCCTTGATGAAGAAGGCGCGGCGTTGCTGGCCAAGAAAGGCATTTGGCTCGTGCCAACGCTGAACACCTTCCAAATGAGCGTAGAGATGGGGCTGGCTAACGGGCAAGACCCGACCATGCTCGAAAAGGGCAAAGCGATCTTGAAATATCAGCAGCCTGCTTTTGCCTTGGCGCTCAAATATCATCTCAAGATCGCCTTCGGCGATGACGACGATCCTGATTTTGCGAGCAGAGAATTCAGCGCGCTGGTGCGAGGTGGGATGACTCCGTTTGAAGCCTTGCGAACGGCGACCATCAACGGCGCGGAACTGCTTGGATTGTCAGATCAGATCGGCACGATTGAGACTGGGATGTTCGCAGACATCATCGCTGTCAATGGCGACCCTTTACGGGACATCAAGGTCATGGATCAAGTCAGCTTCGTGATGAAGGGTGGCACCATCATCAAAAGGGAAACCGCCGCAGCCCGGGATAAGTAG